AATTTCTGTAATCTAAACTGAGCATTACCTTCATTGGTGGTGTAAAGCACAATGTCCATTGTTACCCCTCAATCTCCGCCACAATCTTATCAATCTCGGCACGCAAGCGGTCGATATTGGCTACAGTTTTATGAATTTCCGCATTGAGTTCATCAATATTAATCACTTCACGAGTATCTTTTTGTTCCACATACGAACTCACTGCAAGGTTGTAGTCATTTTTGGCTATTTCTTCAAAGGACACGGATTTTGCCAAATGCGGCACATCTTCTTTATCAGCAAACAGTTTGAGAATTTGCTCGATATGTTCCTCTTCCAAAAGGTTGTTATTGGTGGCGGATTTAAATAAACCGCTGGCGTCGATAAATTGAGTTTGGGTATTGGGTTTGTGCTTGGACAAAACCAAAATATTCACGGCAATACTGGTGCCGTAAAATAGATTAGGTGCAAGGGCGATCACGGTTTCCACAAAATTGTTTTCCACCAAATATTGGCGAATTTTTTGTTCCGCACCGCCACGATAAAAAATGCCAGGGAAGGACACAATCGCCGCGCGTCCTTTTGCTGAAAGATAGCTCAATGAGTGTAAAATAAAGGCAAAATCCGCTTTGGATTTTGGTGCAAGTACGCCAGCAGGGGCGAAGCGTTCATCGTTAATCAGTGTTGGGGCATCCGAGCCAATCCATTTCACGGAGTAAGGTGGGTTGGAAACGATAGCATCGAAAGGTTTATCATCGCCAAATTGCGGATTCATTAAGGTGTTGCCAAGGGCGATATCAAACTTGTCGTAGTTGATGTTATGCAAAAACATATTCATACGGGCAAGGTTGTATGTGGTGTGGTTTATTTCCTGCCCGAAAAAGCCTTCTTCAATGATGTGTTCATCAAATTGTTTTTTCGCTTGCAATAATAAAGAACCCGAACCAGCAGCAGGGTCATAAATTTTATTGACCTTGTCTTGTCCATATAAAGCGAGTCGAGCAATTAGCTTGGAAACACATTGTGGTGTAAAAAACTCGCCACCCGATTTACCGGCATTAGCAGCATAGTTGGAAATTAAGAATTCGTAAGCATCACCGAATAAATCAATATGATTATCTTCAAAGTCGCCAAAATCTAACTCAGCAACGCCTTTTAATACAGCTGCTAGACGGCTGTTTTTATCGGCAACGGTATTGCCCAAGCGGTTGCTGGTGGTATCAAAATCAGCAAATAAGCCTTTGATGTCCTGTTCGGAAGGATAGCCAGTAGCGGAGTTTTCAATATCGCTAAAAATTTGTTTAAGTTCAGTATTAAGGTTTGGATTGGTGTTCGCAGTCGCCACTACGTTTTTGAATAGCTGACTTGGATAAATAAAATACCCTTTGGTTTTTATGGCATCCGTTTTGATTTCAGGTGTGATGATTTCATCAGGCAATTTAGCGTAATTCACGCTTTCATCATCCGCTTCAATATAATTGGTAAAGTTTTCACTAATAAAACGATAGAAAAGTGTGCCAAGCACATATTGTTTGAAATCCCAGCCATCGACTGAGCCTCGCACATCATTAGCAATTTGCCAAATACGACGTTGAAGTTCGGCACGTTGTTGAATTGCAGCAGCCATAAAATCCTCAGAATATTTTGTGTAATGAGTTGGATAGATATGTGAAAAATTATACAGGAAATTAGTCTATTCTGCGTGAATTTCTATGAGTTTGTCTTGCGGATATTTATAAAAATAATGTCTCGTTTGCAGGTTTTGTCTAGATAAAGTGCGGTTAAAATTTACTATGTTTTTATGTAGAGGAAAATATTTGAGAAAGGGCATGTCGTGCATGCCCTATAGTTTGACGTATTAGTTCATAATTCCTTTATGTCTTAACAACGCATCTAATTGTGGCTCTCTGCCACGGAAGCGTTTGAATAGCTCCATTGGTTCTTCTGAGCCACCACGCGTGAGAATTTCATCTAAGAATGATTTGCCTGTGATTGGGTTGAAAATACCTTCTTCTTCAAAGCGTGAATAAGCGTCCGCTGATAATACTTCAGCCCATAAATAGCTGTAATAACCTGCGGCATAACCTCCAGCAAAAATATGGCTGAAGCTGTGTGGCGCTCTTGCCCAATCTACACCTTTTATGACGGCAACTTGTGATTTCACTGATTTAAGTGTATCCAAAATTTGATTGGTTTTTTCCGCATCAAAGGTGTGATGTAAACGGAAATCAAAAATACCAAATTCAAGCTGACGTAAGATAAACATCGCAGCTTGGAAATTTTTCGCTTTTAATAATTGCGTGAGTTTTTCTTTTGGCAACGGCTCGCCTGTTTCGTAATGTCCTGAAATAAACGCCAAAGCCTCTTCTTCCCAGCACCAGTTTTCCATAAATTGACTTGGTAATTCCACTGCATCCCAAGGCACGCCATTTATACCGGCCACATCGGATACATCAATTTGCGTGAGCATATGATGGATTCCGTGCCCAAATTCGTGGAATAGCGTGGTGACTTCATTGTGAGTAAATAACGCTGGTTTATTCCCTATCGGTGCATTGAAGTTACAGGTTAAATAAGCCACTGGCGTTTGAATGCTGCCATCTAGTTTACGCTTACGTCCGATACAGTCATCCATCCATGCACCACCACGTTTGTGTTCGCGTGCATATAAATCAAGATAGAAACTGCCACGGAGTTGATCATTTTCATCAATTAAATCAAAGAAGCGCACATCTTTATGCCAAGTATCCACGCCTTTGCGTTCAACTGCACGAATATTAAAAATGCGTTTAATTAATTCAAACAATCCCGAAATCACGCGATTTTCAGGAAAATATGGGCGAAGTTCTTCATCATTAATGGCGTATAAATGTTGTTTTTGTTTTTCGCTGTAAAAACCAATATCCCAAGGTGCAAGTTCCGTGACACCAAATTCTTTTTCGCAGTAATTTTTCAATTCTTGCAGTTCTTTTTCGCCTTGTGGTTTTGCACATTCGGCAAGATGATCTAAGAAATCAAGCACTTGTTGTGGATTTTCTGCCATTTTGGTGGCAAGTGAAAGTTCGGTGTAAGTATTAAAACCGAGTAATTTCGCCAGTTCCACGCGTAATGTAAGAATTTCTTCCATAACTTTACTATTGTCCCATTTGCCTGCATTAGGGCCTTGTTCAGAGGCACGTGTCGCATAAGCATGGTACATTTCTTCACGTAATGTACGATTTTCGCAGTAAGTCATCACAGGCAAATAATTTGGGATTTCTAACGTAAAACGATAACCTTTCAATCCTTTACTTTCGGCAGATTGTTGTGCTGCCTGTAGTGCGGATTCAGGTAAGCCAGCAAGTTCTGCTTCATTTTCAATGAGTTTTTCCCAACCCATTGTGGCATCTAATACATTATTGCTAAATTGTGAATTTAATTCCGATAAGCGTGCCACAATTTCGCCATAACGTTGTTGTTTCTCTTCGGAAAGCCCAATGCCTGAAAGTTCAAAATCACGCAGTGAATTTTCAATGGCTTTCTTTTGTGCAATAGAATAATCGGCAAATTCAGCACTATTTTTTAACGCCAAATAGGCATTATAGAGCCCTTTATGCTGACCAACCCAAGTGCTGTATTCAGAAAGTAACGGTAAGCAAGCTTGATAGGCTTCACGTAATTCAGCACTGTTTTTTACTGAATTGAGATGAGAAACGGGTGACCACGCACGATTTAAGCGATCATTGGTTTCCGTTAAAGGCAAAATGAAATTTTCCCAAGTAAAGTGCGGTTGTTTTAATACTTGTTCTATCGTATCGCGACAATCTTGAATTAATTTTTCAACAGCTGGTTGAATGTGTTCTGGCTTGATTTGTGAAAATGGCGGTAAGCTTTGAATGTTAAGTAATGGATTTGACATAGACATAAATGTTCCTTTTTTGAAAACTGTTCTTTTTTATGTGACGGCGAATTTTATAATATCAAGGTTGAAAAATCTAAAAAATCAGTAATAATAGTTTGCATTTTCTTTTTTATTAGGAACATTATGAAAATTATTTACATTATTTTAGGTTTTCTTTCACTTGCAATTGGCATCATTGGCATTTTCCTTCCTCTTTTGCCTACCACGCCTTTTTTATTACTTACTTTATTTTTCTTCACAAAAGGTTCAAAACGCTTAGAACAATGGTTTTTAGGCACAAGTATTTATCAAAAACATCTCAAGTCCTTTCATGAAAATCGATCATTAAAGAAAAATACCAAAATTTGTATTTTGACTTTTGTTACCACAATGCTACTAATTGGTTTTTATTTCACGCCAAGTGTAATAGGGCGTAGTGTTATTGTTGCGTTGATTTGTATTAAGTTTTGGTTCTTCTTATTTTGGATTAAAACCGAAAATGAATAATTTTCTCGCTTTGTGCCAGAGAAGTGCGGTTATTTTTTCTATTATTTTTACGGTGGTGGCTTGTGATAAAGTGGATAGTCCCAAGCCTATTTCGCCACAAGTTGAGACACCAAAAAATACTCAATTAGAATCTAACCGAGTTGAATTAAAATGTGGTGTTTATGGCGATTTGACTTTGCAACCTTGGCAAGCACAAAGCGAAGAACAAACTCAATTATTACGGGATCTTTTTGAAGGCTTAACAGCTTATGATGCGCAAGGTAATCTTGTTCCAGCTGTAGCAGAAAATTGGCAAACCGAAGACAATAAAACTTGGATCTTTACTTTGCGTGAAAATGCCAAATGGTCAAATGGCGAGCCTATCACTGCATCAGATTTTGTACAATCTTGGCAAACACTTTCTCAATCTGAAAGCCCAATTAAAAATTATTTGGCTTTTATGAATGTGAAGAATGCGAAGGCAGTATTGGAAAAAGCGTTATCTGTTGAATCCCTAGGATTGTTTGCCGAAAATGACCGTACTTTACGCATTGAATTAGATAAAGCATCGCCATATTTGCCTTCTATGCTGGCACACGTCAGCCTTTTGCCTCGCTATGCTAAATCGACTGAAACATTTATCAGCAATGGTGCATATCAATTACAAAGTCAGTCTGAAAATCAGCATATTTTAACTACCAATCCTTATTACTGGGCAAAAGAAAAAGTGATATTTCAACAAGTGAAGTATCAAAAAATTATAGCAGATGCAGATTTGTCTGATTTTGATGTTGTAATGAATCCGAAAAAAGTCGATCAGAATATCCAAGATTATCCGCAACTTTGTACTTACTTCTATGAGTTTAATCTTTCCGATCCTGTGTTACAAAAAAGTGCGGTAAGAAAAGCCATTGTTTCGATGATTTCTACCAAGAATTTGGTTGCAGATATTGCTCATCTTCATCCTAACAATACTTTTTTGCCAAAATCGATGCTCGGAGAGCAAGAATCTGTTTGGGAGCCAGTTGTTGCAGAGCAGCTTCTTTCCCAAAATCAAATTAATGAAACTCGTCCATTGAAATTACGTATTCGTTATGATGATTCATCTCTGAATCAAACCATTGCAATGCGATTAAATCATCAATTATCACAATCTGATTTATTACGAGTTGAAAATCAAGGGACGAGCTGGCAAGAATTGCAAACAGCTCGCACAAAAGGCGATTTTCAATTAATTCGTTCTGGCTGGTGTGCTGATTTTAATGATCCTGCAGCCTTTCTAAATTTATTCTATTCAAAAAGCCCAGATAACAAAAATGGCTATAAAAATGCGGAATTTGATCGTTTATTTGAAAATGCAATGACGACGACATCAGAAAAAGTGCGGTTAGAAAATTACGTAAAATTGAAAGAGATGATTCAGCAAGAACATTTAGTGTTAC
The Haemophilus influenzae DNA segment above includes these coding regions:
- a CDS encoding type I restriction-modification system subunit M, whose product is MAAAIQQRAELQRRIWQIANDVRGSVDGWDFKQYVLGTLFYRFISENFTNYIEADDESVNYAKLPDEIITPEIKTDAIKTKGYFIYPSQLFKNVVATANTNPNLNTELKQIFSDIENSATGYPSEQDIKGLFADFDTTSNRLGNTVADKNSRLAAVLKGVAELDFGDFEDNHIDLFGDAYEFLISNYAANAGKSGGEFFTPQCVSKLIARLALYGQDKVNKIYDPAAGSGSLLLQAKKQFDEHIIEEGFFGQEINHTTYNLARMNMFLHNINYDKFDIALGNTLMNPQFGDDKPFDAIVSNPPYSVKWIGSDAPTLINDERFAPAGVLAPKSKADFAFILHSLSYLSAKGRAAIVSFPGIFYRGGAEQKIRQYLVENNFVETVIALAPNLFYGTSIAVNILVLSKHKPNTQTQFIDASGLFKSATNNNLLEEEHIEQILKLFADKEDVPHLAKSVSFEEIAKNDYNLAVSSYVEQKDTREVINIDELNAEIHKTVANIDRLRAEIDKIVAEIEG
- the prlC gene encoding oligopeptidase A, yielding MSNPLLNIQSLPPFSQIKPEHIQPAVEKLIQDCRDTIEQVLKQPHFTWENFILPLTETNDRLNRAWSPVSHLNSVKNSAELREAYQACLPLLSEYSTWVGQHKGLYNAYLALKNSAEFADYSIAQKKAIENSLRDFELSGIGLSEEKQQRYGEIVARLSELNSQFSNNVLDATMGWEKLIENEAELAGLPESALQAAQQSAESKGLKGYRFTLEIPNYLPVMTYCENRTLREEMYHAYATRASEQGPNAGKWDNSKVMEEILTLRVELAKLLGFNTYTELSLATKMAENPQQVLDFLDHLAECAKPQGEKELQELKNYCEKEFGVTELAPWDIGFYSEKQKQHLYAINDEELRPYFPENRVISGLFELIKRIFNIRAVERKGVDTWHKDVRFFDLIDENDQLRGSFYLDLYAREHKRGGAWMDDCIGRKRKLDGSIQTPVAYLTCNFNAPIGNKPALFTHNEVTTLFHEFGHGIHHMLTQIDVSDVAGINGVPWDAVELPSQFMENWCWEEEALAFISGHYETGEPLPKEKLTQLLKAKNFQAAMFILRQLEFGIFDFRLHHTFDAEKTNQILDTLKSVKSQVAVIKGVDWARAPHSFSHIFAGGYAAGYYSYLWAEVLSADAYSRFEEEGIFNPITGKSFLDEILTRGGSEEPMELFKRFRGREPQLDALLRHKGIMN
- a CDS encoding YbaN family protein; this encodes MKIIYIILGFLSLAIGIIGIFLPLLPTTPFLLLTLFFFTKGSKRLEQWFLGTSIYQKHLKSFHENRSLKKNTKICILTFVTTMLLIGFYFTPSVIGRSVIVALICIKFWFFLFWIKTENE
- a CDS encoding peptide ABC transporter substrate-binding protein, yielding MNNFLALCQRSAVIFSIIFTVVACDKVDSPKPISPQVETPKNTQLESNRVELKCGVYGDLTLQPWQAQSEEQTQLLRDLFEGLTAYDAQGNLVPAVAENWQTEDNKTWIFTLRENAKWSNGEPITASDFVQSWQTLSQSESPIKNYLAFMNVKNAKAVLEKALSVESLGLFAENDRTLRIELDKASPYLPSMLAHVSLLPRYAKSTETFISNGAYQLQSQSENQHILTTNPYYWAKEKVIFQQVKYQKIIADADLSDFDVVMNPKKVDQNIQDYPQLCTYFYEFNLSDPVLQKSAVRKAIVSMISTKNLVADIAHLHPNNTFLPKSMLGEQESVWEPVVAEQLLSQNQINETRPLKLRIRYDDSSLNQTIAMRLNHQLSQSDLLRVENQGTSWQELQTARTKGDFQLIRSGWCADFNDPAAFLNLFYSKSPDNKNGYKNAEFDRLFENAMTTTSEKVRLENYVKLKEMIQQEHLVLPIFQYSTPVYLAPSIMGAQVNSVGVIYSKDLWRKVKNQ